From the Triticum urartu cultivar G1812 chromosome 4, Tu2.1, whole genome shotgun sequence genome, the window GTGCTCTAGAGTCTAGACTAGCATTTACCGCTTCCGCTAGCAAGCACGACAAGAATTatcggacagagggagtactttgTACAACAGAACGATAACAGCGAGACCGGGTCCAGCAGCCAGCGAGGAGAGCGCCGCCAGGTGCTCCAGCGCAGGTTCAGGCTCCAGCAACGGGTGGAGCCGGGACCAATCAAAACTTTCTACTTTCCACGTGCAGAAGCCGATGAAAATGAAGTCGGCCATTGTTCAGATTACTGTGTGCTTAATGAATGAATGGTAAGAGCATCTCTAGTAGACCCCGCATAAGTGGTCAAACCCGCAAAATTTGCGTTTTACAGTTTTGAGCGAAAAAAAGTGTCTAGAACAGAAACCGTAAAAGTAGTCCAACCCGTAAATTTTTAAGGGTCATCGCAAATGCACACCCGAAACCTTTATCTTTGGAGGTTGGAATGTCGAATATAGGGGGCCCCGTATACCGGTCAAACCTTGTTGGAGCAAACACGCCGCCGCGGAGTTTGCCGGAATCCGCCCTAAACTCACCGGAATTCATCGTCGCAATCGATCGCCGCCGGTTCAAATTGGACGAGCTTGACATCGTCGTGGCCTCCCATGACCTCAGCCTGGCCGCCGGAATCCTTCCAACACGGCAGGCAAAGGGGCACGGCTCGCCTGGCAATAGAGCAAGGCGCGGACGACGGAGGCGACGGGGTGTGGCCGGCAAGGCTGGGCGTGGACGACGGGGCGTGGCCGGCGAGGCTGGGCGCGACCGACGCGATGATGGGGCGCGACCGGCAGGGATGGGGCGCGACCGATGGGCGATGGGGCGCGGCCGACGGGCGACGGGGCGCGGCCGGCTGGAGGAAGGGGCGGCAACGGCTGGACCGGAGGAAGGAGCtctttatttcagttttacagTTTGTTTTATAGTATCTGTTCGGCCGCGCTAGTTTTCAACCCGCAAACGTGATCTTCGTAAAACTGCAAACGCATTTTGCAGGTCAAGTttttgcggggtctgctagagttgctctaatcGACCACTTCCAAATAGTTGCTTCTCTCAGCCACAACTTCATTCACCAGGACATACTGCAACATCAGTGCACAATCCCAGAAAGTTTCTCTGGCCTATACATTGATGCGTCGCATGCTGGGCTTCCATGGACAATCGGCTTCATCGTCAAAACCGAGCTGGCGATGGCGAATCTAATGCagaacaaacaaacaaaaaaggGTGAACAATCACGCATGTAGAGAAGAAGCTTATGGTGAATCTAAAACAGAAAAAGAGGGTCAGATCAGGAAAAAAATAGCATGCTACAGCAAATATTAGCATGCTATATCGTGCTATAGCGTGCTATTAGTGAGACATTGTACATAAATTTATTTAGCGAGACAATTTTCAGGATGCTATAGCATGTTATTAGCGGTGATATAGcatgctactccctccgtcccaaaattcttgtcttagatttgtcgaGATACGGATGTATTAGATACATTCGTATCtcgacaaatctaagacaagaaatttgagacagagggagtatttttttTTTCAGTGGATCAAATATGCCTACGTATCGCCACAATTTTCAACTTTCTCATTGCAAGCGAGAGCCTCCTTACATCATTCAGGCAAGCCTAGTTTTTCAGCACAGACACAAAAATAACAAAATGTGACCGCATTGAACCACGCTGCCAACATGCCACCCCAGCTGGAATCACATGAACCGATCAACCTAACTTTGCTTAGTGAGATGTCGTCAAGATTGTAAACCCATCTGCCCAACGGCCAACCTCAAATCAGCTCTCAGATGCAGCACCCCGTTGATGAAGAGGTTGTCGTCAGATATGAACgtcgaccatggaacgccaaaaAGATCCACGGATCCATGTACCCAATCTGACAAACTGAAGATAACCTTAACCTCCAAGTTGCTTACGAATTTTCCTGACAATCTAGTCCTTGCAGCAAACTCAATATCGATGGTCAAATCTGATGAACCCTTCATATTCTTCCATTCTACTAAGCAGAGGCCAAAAGTGCACAAATTACTCTGCTCATCCATTTCACAGAATGCGACAAGATAAAAGTCCCGCCCTCCAAGCTGGAACGGGTGCGAGCATATATGTTCAGACCCGAAGAGTCGAGAGCACTCCTCGCGCGTTAGATCCAAGTAAACTGTAACCTGTGGGCAGGGTCGATCAAAAGCAACCAATTTCACAGGTTTGTACTTGTAAGCACGCTCAGCAAATTGCCAACCGGTTTGTGTACTAAGAGCACTTTCCATCTGTCTTGGGTAAGCTTTGTGTAGAAGTACCTCGGTAATACGCTTAGTTACTTGCTCATGGTCTATATCATTATCAGTGCATGCTAGGATCTTCTCAAGTGTCGTACATGTCATATGACTGAAGCGAACTAGCGGCAGCAAACGAGAACTCAAGATCCCACGTCTTTCCTCTGAATCTAGGTATCTTGCACGGACCCACTCAAGCATGAAGTAATATAAGTCATCTTCACAGCTCACATGCATGTCAGTACTTGAAAAGATAGCTTCCATCCCAGCAAGAGAAATATTCATCAGTTCACGTCTGAACCTGAAATGAGACAAACCATATCATAAGTACACTAAATACATGATTTTGTGACATCAATTTCTACAGTTTTCTCAAAAAAGGAAACGAAACATGGCTCCATTAAATGGGGATCACTAACTTATCAAAATCCTTGTGCTTGTCGGCAAGGAATTCCTTTGCAACGCTTATAACATGTTGGACCTCAGCGGCCAATGAAGTCGAGCAAGGATGGTCTATGCAGAGCAGTGCAGACTCTGTTGTCATAGGCAAGTTTGTGAGCAGCTGACTACAACGCCTCAAGCAAGAAATAACCTCAAACTTGTCCGCAACCATCAAGATGTCGAGCAGAAGAGTGGGCTCAGCTGTTGTCAATTTTCCACTGTACATATAGCTTAAAACCTCCATAAGGGCAATTTGCTCTGTTCCCAAGTAGAATGAAAACAGAAAAATCATAAGACAACAGTTTGATAAAGAAGTAACCAAAAAAAAAAGAACAACCCTTTTGTACCTTAAATAATTGTTTAAGTTGACTATTGACTTACAATATTCAAAAGGCTCCATGGGAGGTTAACCTTTTTCCAATCATGGAAAATTTATAtctatactagtactatatagaaTTTACGAGTTGGCAGAATCCAAACGATCTCAACCACTCAATACAACTATATCGGATGGCTCATAATTTACTTTTAACCTTGCAAATTACCTCATAATTGCATATCAAAAAGAGACTTAAAGCGAGCGTTAATCCCCTACTTAAGAGAATTAGCTAATCCATAAATTGCCCACATCGATGACTACAAGAGATGACATACATCAGGAATATTTAGACAGTGCATGGTACATGCAATATATACCATAAATAATCATGTTTTAATTTTAAAAAATAGTAACACAACCACAATAGCAAACTAGAATAAAACATGAGAAAGAATGTTACACTT encodes:
- the LOC125552982 gene encoding BTB/POZ domain-containing protein POB1-like isoform X1, producing the protein MAGGEETAAAAEAEMDLEFSRGADVPSFEFAFNSEKFSDKVLQVEVVAGDDGGGGPLPDSVRHIKGQAMSGTQILTVKALHINSAILAARSPFFLKLFSNGMKESDQMRPRIRIANSEQIALMEVLSYMYSGKLTTAEPTLLLDILMVADKFEVISCLRRCSQLLTNLPMTTESALLCIDHPCSTSLAAEVQHVISVAKEFLADKHKDFDKFRRELMNISLAGMEAIFSSTDMHVSCEDDLYYFMLEWVRARYLDSEERRGILSSRLLPLVRFSHMTCTTLEKILACTDNDIDHEQVTKRITEVLLHKAYPRQMESALSTQTGWQFAERAYKYKPVKLVAFDRPCPQVTVYLDLTREECSRLFGSEHICSHPFQLGGRDFYLVAFCEMDEQSNLCTFGLCLVEWKNMKGSSDLTIDIEFAARTRLSGKFVSNLEVKVIFSLSDWVHGSVDLFGVPWSTFISDDNLFINGVLHLRADLRLAVGQMGLQS
- the LOC125552982 gene encoding BTB/POZ domain-containing protein POB1-like isoform X2, whose product is MAGGEETAAAAEAEMDLEFSRGADVPSFEFAFNSEKFSDKVLQVEVVAGDDGGGGPLPDSVRHIKGQGTQILTVKALHINSAILAARSPFFLKLFSNGMKESDQMRPRIRIANSEQIALMEVLSYMYSGKLTTAEPTLLLDILMVADKFEVISCLRRCSQLLTNLPMTTESALLCIDHPCSTSLAAEVQHVISVAKEFLADKHKDFDKFRRELMNISLAGMEAIFSSTDMHVSCEDDLYYFMLEWVRARYLDSEERRGILSSRLLPLVRFSHMTCTTLEKILACTDNDIDHEQVTKRITEVLLHKAYPRQMESALSTQTGWQFAERAYKYKPVKLVAFDRPCPQVTVYLDLTREECSRLFGSEHICSHPFQLGGRDFYLVAFCEMDEQSNLCTFGLCLVEWKNMKGSSDLTIDIEFAARTRLSGKFVSNLEVKVIFSLSDWVHGSVDLFGVPWSTFISDDNLFINGVLHLRADLRLAVGQMGLQS